The Sparus aurata chromosome 12, fSpaAur1.1, whole genome shotgun sequence sequence GTGAAAACCAACCCTCCGTCAGACATCAAAGTCATTTCAGAGAAGACTTTTCCTACCTCCCTCCTCATAAACTGGACTCATCCTATTGCTGAAGAATACCTGAAATTAACGTATCAAATCAGATTCTGCCAAAATGGATCTCAAAGTTGGACTTATgtaagtttgtttttgtaatattagACTTTTTAGACTTAAATAGATAAGAGTAAATAATACCTGATATTTAGTTGCAAATGCTTTGCTTGCAATAACTGGATCAAGTGCGACCCACTGACATCACCAAaccttttcattcttcttttgtGAAGCTTTTTCTGGcactttctttttccctcttttggttgttgtttgtttcaagGGGATTTTTCCCTTCAGTTACCTCTTTAGCAGGTAAAGTGCATGCTCAatagtagggctgcacgattctggaaaaaatgtgaatcacgatttttttgcttagaattgagatcacgattctctggcacgattttttttcacaaaatgtttattacacTGATGaatttgaacaaaacaaaacaaaaaacattgtagtatggcaggaTATATGGATattgccaaagcaatgttttttttgttttgttaaagttctcattggatgagaaatgatttttacaaaagtaaaaaaaaaagttagtctCAACAATGAGAGGGCAACCTTTAATACCTCATggtgtacagtgtttattggggccgtatctttggctaggtgatatgtgatagctgctgtgatcagctttctaaaacggaggcgtaatattcctccttttccaaaagccgcctcagaggtagatgtaaacatgtgatgtgacgtgaaacccaaagttgggcagtgaacagttgacaacgaatttgtcttcaaaataagagctttacattgcaccccattggagtttagaactgggttcttagcagggggcttttaatttgaaagtagcgaccgttcctagcttgtcgctacaacaacaagctaacacaccCATACAGctagagaccgaggagacgctagcatctcccggatctcagcggctgtccagttgctcatctggcaggcgaggcggaaataaaaATCATGATTATTTTGATGGATATTGcaatcacgattattaaagatgattattcattgatttgagaacaagcacttattgaactttgacaCGATAAGTTTGAAccgaaaaacatgaaaaatgcaaataaataagagaaatatatatcaataaaatgaattaaatgatatgtcaaaataaaaaataaacactatcccggtgcggctcgaccataggtccgttgtggtggcaaaatataatgctgttgacacttctcttgcaacttgTCCGCgacattcgtcataaagggcaggcagcgcaattctgctgaaatggtgacgtgatggtaacacatactgcttgtccaatgtgttaatcagtttattgaaccccgggtcgctaacggtgttgatagggcacatgtctttggcgatcatgtatgtgacggcatccgttatttctttatgcctgtgggagctgggtggatatgcggTGGCATTGTTAAtgtgtccttaattgaggactgtgtggcggtggcaggttttcatttttttgtttttttttgttccttcactacttggtcatgtataacactgtgtgtggactttttaatggttaaataaattggtcgtgttcccttgagatgcagacacggtcgcgtgacatatcttgcacaatatcttcctttgttccgagtcagactcctcgaaaccaAAGTGTTTTcacaccacagaattcgctttacctttattcccgaccaaaggctgcatttctgccgtcttctaccgtcttcttctacacgttttttcaaaacacgcaCTGGCAATACGCACCGGCGTGGATGAAAGCGAAAACTTTCAGGCGGGGGCGGGGCGGAGCGGAGTGCAAAGGTGGAGATGAAAGGGTttgctgcatttaccacacaagacacagcgtgcggcagaatgatcgttttattacgattatcttgttttcgtgatcgagggaagccaaaatcgaaatcgaaattgaaattcaattaattgcCCAGCCCTACCTCCGAGGTgggaaatcggcggaccaaaacagacccccaatttgccgccctctgtccaAAACCGcagacctagccgccaaaaggacgggcagattagcggcttgctgccccgtctaaaaacggcttctcattCACTCCTTCCagacactcaactgcaggctaagcttcctccactgaatcacgtgttgtaaagacgctttaccacaggttgagggaggaggcagcggcagtgctgcgtttgggggcgcttgaaaaaatccgggagggaaataggagcatttgtttgtgattcagctcgagatataaaatgcttcagaatcgctgtgtgtagaaatgagatcacgtgtatgtgtgaatcgagatcgcgattatttaacgattttttgtgcagccttACTCAATAGAGTTTAAATCTGGAGATTGACTTGGCCAGTCTAAGACCGTCCACTTCTTTCCCCTGATGAACTTCTTGGTTGTTTCGGCATTGTATTTTGGGTCATTGTCTTCCTGCTTGACGAAGGATCTTCTGATCAGTTTGGTTCCATCTCTCTTGGGTCCACATCCAAAATTGCCCATATGTGATAAAACACCCATATTAGCCTGATCCCGATCCTGACCCTGCAGATCGGCTCGGGAATTCCCTACTTCAGATGATTCATTGTAAAGAACCTTTGGTCAGCAGGCCAATTTCTGTGCATCAAAatgatgtaaatatgtatatgcACACAAGTTGATTCGGGATTTATAACAGGAAATTTGCACTGGCGTGTAGCGCAAGGTTAAGTAGATAATTTCCTTATTTGTTCGTAcgtatttattttgtgtgaattCTCTAAGCTCTTAACTTAATATGATACGTGAATTATAAGCATCAATTACCAGGGTTGAGATTTATAAATCAAGTGACTGTGTTACAGACCTTTGTCTCTTCTCCTTCAGTcagatatgtattttatgtgttaTTTTGTATGAGTGTATGTCTGATCCATCGACACGTCTGCTTTTTGTCTGTTCTTTAAACAAGATGTGTTTAATGTCGTTTTAGGTACCTCTTGTGGACACTGACAAGTACATACAGTCCTTTAGACTACAGAACCTTCGGCCAGACACAGTTTATGTCATTCAGGTGTGCTGCAAAAATGCTAGACGAGGCCACGGTTACTGGAGCAACTGGAGTACCAACGCTACCATGAGAACACCAGAAGGCAGTAAGTTGACTGGCTGCCAGTTTACAAAGTAAAAGGATCCAAACACCAAATACAGCATAGTGTTGAAACAATTTAAGAACTTCAGGTTAATGAATTGTTtacttattattttgttttaattgaagGAGTCCTAAATTCTTTAGACTTTTCTTGCACTCACTAATTATTAAAAGCATGGATATCAGATTAAGCTGGCAGCATCTACAGAATATGTACTGTTCAGAGAAAGTGATTGGCTTGACTGCCACAGTGCGCAGGCATGCAAACACAATGCAAATGTAAACAGCATGCTGAACTTTTCTTTTGAGTCTGTAATATTTGCCCAGCGTAATGCTATGTTGTACATTTGTAATATATGTTTTTCCTTATGTTCCTCTGGCAAACacaaaatctgttgtttttttggttgttttctttGGCTTAGTACCAAAAGGTAAACCGGATTTATGGAGAATCATTACCAAGGTAGACGGCGTAAATGAACGACAAGTGCGGTTTATTACTAAGGTAAATTGCCACATCACATTCAGcttaacacaaataaatgtacaCCTAAATTTTCCAATATACGTGTATGCACTTACAACCCCAATTCTAAGTAGTTTGGACGCTCATCTGCTAACCAATTGTGTTCAGGGAGGTTTTATGAAGTGTGCCTGAACCCATGTGGTAACATCCTTTAAAGAATCTTGTGTCTCTAAATTGATGGACTGTGACCCATCCACGGTGATGACAGACTAAGCCTTTCTTGAGTAATTTCCAGACAATGTTGATCAGCCAAAATGTTAAACAACAAATacctttattttatgtttaacttaaaaaaatgtaagctGTTGCTCAAATCTAACAATGATGTTTAAACTATAGTAGAATCTTTCTATTCATCCTCCAAGCCAACACAGGCGCACtcagaacattgtttgaaaaGTTGTAGAAGCACTGGCAGTGTCTCCCGAAATGGAAGCCATATATGGTGTAAGATAAAAGAGCAGCGCACTTCCTTTAAGGAATAGGTGTGTGGTGTGGCCTAGTGAGAGCAACTGTAGCTGCGCTCAGAGCATACACCTTGGAGTTGTCAAAAACAACTCCACTGTGTAAATTGACATCAACTGAAactacagtattttattttttgcacctTTTGATAAAACTAAACTAGCAGTCTTCCACCTTCTTCCACTTTTAACCCAAATATggctatttattttttatcatacaATTCCCATAAAGAATCTAAAACCAACAATACATTTTTCCTAATACATATAATCAATACACTGTTGGCCTGTATCCACAGCCAGTATtgtctgttattgttttttaaacgCATGCATTGCATTTGGTGCCAAATGTTTTGGACACTTGACAAACTGGCAGAGCTGTCTGAACATAGAGTGACTGTTGGAGATGAGAAGTATAGTTGTTGAGTTTTTCTAGCCTAAACTCTGTTTACTGAGTTGATGTGTACAATTGAGGTCTGTTGAACAACATAAGAATAGATCAAAACTATTAGATGGCTTGACTGTGTCTGGTCAAGATGCAAAAATGTGGGTTGTTTATGACTGGGGTTGTCAGTGTTAGAGTTCATGACGTGAAGTCCTGGACATTACTTGCATGTGCGcaaaaaacagcagaatattCCTTTTTGAGCTTGCAGTAACATAGTAGTGAATGGAGTTATTACATTCACAAGTTACATTGAAAGATCttattgttttatatatttcagTTAATTTTAGGACAGCTGTAGCCTATAAATATGTATTGCTGAGATCTTCTGATTATCTCCCCTTGATATAATTACCATATTTCCATTTAGGCTTAACTGTTCCTCATTCTGAGTTTTACATTTCACGTTTCCCTTTTCTTACTGCCATTACCATTTGCAAGTTCATCTTTACATTCTAAGCTAAGTGATTGAAGACATTTACTTTTTCTTATgacatgatttttttgttgttgtgtagtAATATAACCATCTtctaaattgtatttattttagctttaatatttaaatttgacttttagtttttacttttaattttggCCAAAATAACCTTTTAAACAGAGGATGTTATGAGCACCCTAAAACTGGGCCAGTCTTATACTTACAAGTAGGATTTTTATTATCCACTCAAAGTCCTAGAAAGCTCCTGGCAGCTCAGAAATACCTATTCACAAACTTCTGAACTGCTAATGCTATCCAAATCCTTTTAACACTCATGTACATCTGAGTTTCTCTTTGCTTTTCATTGGTATCAGATTGGTGTCTTGGTTAACACATTCAGGGGCTCTGTAGTGAATGTGATTATGGCATCAGATTCTGCAGCATTGATTAATGAAGTAAACCCATGTCATTTTTTGCTCTGGGGCAACAGGCAATGGTAGTCACCAACTAACTTCGAATGTTAATGCTctacaaatttgaaaaaagtcACTTGTGTTTTAGTGTATCTAtctatcaaataaaaacaaaaagctacTAACTTCCATAGGTTCTGTCAGTTCTGTCAGGTTGTGACTGGACTTTCCCGTGTGACAGGATCCTGTGTTTGCCAATGGGAGAATCCAGAGATTCCACATAAAGATTCAAGACAAAAAGGATAAAGTCAAGAGTAGGAGTGAAGAGTGGGAGCGCATCCCAGTCAACAGGTCGGAGGCAGATGGCAGCTCTAGCCAGCGGGAGATAACTTTCCTTAAACAGATTGACCTAGCTGATGAGAGATCTGTTAGAGTCTATGTCACCGCTTTCAATTCTGTGGGGGAATCCGCTCAGGCATCTTTATTCATCCCTGATAAAGCATATGGTGTTTGGGGTAAGTCTGACCTACAGGCCACACTCTGAACTACTGCATGTACTATTTACATTGTAAACTTCCAACCAGTAGGGAGGACATATTGCAACACTATACACCAATGTAATTCGTAATATCTAGCACTAAAGCCAGTCATTGCTGGCTTGTCCTGGCTACTGTGAGGACTTCTTTTAGTGATGGCATGTCTTTTTCTGTGGAACTGTCCATGGAAGGAACAGTGTTAATTACGACATTGTAGTATCTTGATCTTTAAAGGTGACAGTCCCATCAGTATAAATGCAATTGAAACATATACTCTCGAGGATGACATACAGCGCTGTAACATGAGCACTTGGCTTTTCAAGGCAGAACTCATCATTAccaaatgagacaaaaaaaacactactgATTATCCAGGCTAGAACTCCAAATCAAGTTATCTTTGAGACTTGGCTGATGATGCCAAATTGTATTTGTTAAGGATATGTTAAGACTGTTGAGCCAAATAACGTTATCATTTCCTGAAAATAAGTGCAAACTTTTCAGGGTGAAATCCAATAAACGGACCAATAATGGGATAAAATTTCCTGACTACTattgtaattacatttttaacaacatGGTATTTCCGATATGATATCttaaacaataatttaataCCTTAAATTACATATTACATAAATGGGAGTTACTACTCAACCATAGTCTAAATCAAGCCTAGACTGGTGAGAAATTATGtattaaagaggaaaaaagtcaaaacactTAAAGCAGCCTTAAATCAACAACTTGAcaccgtgttttttttttgtatgtttgctACAGATCTTGCCCCAGTGGAAGGGCTGAATTTGTCGTCTCATGGTGGACAGCTGTGGCTGGAATGGAAAGCTCCCAAAAATAAAGCAGTGTCGGAGTATGTGGTTGAGTGGGCTGCCAACGGTTGGACAGACTGGCAGAGGGAAAACCGAactaccacacacacagtcattaaaGGTGATAATTCTTCTTTTTGGGAAAAAAGAGTATCTGAGGAGAATTTGTAATGAATTTAACATGCCATAAAATTCTAGGTAGACAACTTGCAGTAGATTTGTATGTTGGAAATATGCGAAATCACATCAGTCATGGGTGACACACAGTTAACGCTCTCAAATTGTTGTTTTAGTGGTGTTATTTGATAAAGTCACTTACCTAGATCTTCCTGAATGAATGATGCACTGTAAAATTGCTGCAAGAAAGAGGATTAGTGTCCCGTTATCTTTGTAAAATTACGGCTCTTGTGAAGTGAATGGTTGTGGCCATAAATCGGGAGAAATGTTTCATGGGAGTATGTAATAAAGTACATACATTTTGTCATAAGATCATTGTAATTAAATAGCATCAAGTGCAATTAAATTGTATGTTAGCTAAGTCTGATCCAAGGGTTCTCTACCCAGATGTTATTATAAATCAACATTGCAATTCATTTTATTGAGAGCTAATCACTCCCTCTGTACATGTTTGAGGTTTCTTTAAAATTATGTGAAGTTTGATGCATCATAGAGAGAAAGCTGTTGTCAGCTGATATGTGCATTGTCACAAAGATTCCAAAATAAAATTGTTACAGATTTTTAAGTCTGAGCATTTAAAGATGTCAAAGCAAGTTGTTGAGCACTATCTTTCCCTGCTCTGAATGTACTCCAACACAGTAGTTTTTGATAAggtatttaaacaaaaaaatagatttCTCAAAACAAAGGGGTTTGCTTCATAATTTCTCATGATGTGGAATATTCATAAATTGAAATTAAGATGCAACCTACCACCCACATTTCCCGTTTCGCCCACCCCCAACTCTTCACAGGTTAAGAAATACATCAAGGATGGATTATACTGTTGCAGTGTATTGTACCAAGCTTGAAAGAAAAGATCTTGGGGAACAAAGAGAAGGTTTCACAAATGAATAGCATATTGCTGAGGACCCGAGGAAGTGCAGTGTTGAGTGTGAAGTAGTTTGAATGAGCTGTTCTTGAGAATGCTGCTAGCGGCAATACCAGAGGCCAAGCAATCGCCTCTTCAAAACAGGCATGTTTTGCGGGCATTGCACAACTGTGATTTAACTTTTGATCTCGATGTCACCTCTAGGCAACCTTGAGAAATTTGTCTGCTACACTGTATCTGTGCATCCAGTATACTCTGGATGGACTGGGAAACCGGCAAGTGTTCAAGCCTTTGTAGAGGAAGGAGGTAAGATGATATTCTTATATTTTAAAGCATAGTGAATATTAACAAGAGGTCAAAATCATATTACAAAAATCCCATTTTAAGTCCGaaacattgatttttctgtAGTGTTCTTTATTTCCATCTTGGTTTCAACATTCTATTTAAGAGACATTACTCCTGAATCATCCCAGTCAAGGAGTAGCGACATTAGCCGAGCAACGTGCTAACAACTAATTagaggcaaaaaataaaaagttttgaAGGAGTTACTGGCCTCTGCAATTGCACACACCGCTGTCACCATCAGGATGTCCTTTCATAATTATATTTGTTGTCATGAAAGGATATATTGCCAAATGAAGAATTACAGGAAGCTCATACATGCacatttaatcattttacaATCTGCTTCAAAACAGCTTTATGTCATTGTCTGGTATTCTTGGCAACCTAATCTCAACCAAATATTCGGTTGAGATTAGCCAAAGTCTTTGCTTTATCTCATCTcacagtttctctctttctataAAAGTGCAACTCTTTCCACCGGAAGGGGCATGACCTCATTTGTATGATTAACATAAATTATGTTGCTGTTGTGAGTGCAGCTCCGTTGGAAGGCCCAGAAATTGTCGATAGAAAACTTGGACGTAACGACGTAGAGCTGGTGTGGAAAGAGATTCCACAAGACAAACGACGAGGCTTCATCACAAAGTACACGATCTTCTACAAGAATGGGAGTAAAACACATTGTATGTACCCGTCATGTTATATCCTGAATAcgcttttttccccctacaTTTATAGCTTTCTGTTAAGTGTTGGactaaattaatattttttttctgacagtatCCCAACTGTCAGTTTTACTTGCTGATTTCTGTTTTGCTGATTTGCAGCCGTAACAGTTCCAGCTAACACCACCTCATACACTCTGACGTCACTGTCAGGCAACACCAGGTATGATGCTTGGATCAGTGCCTCAACCATCGGAGGCTCTGCCAGAAGCCTTAATCACTCATTCTGGACCCTGAAATATGGTGAGTGTAAGCGTTCCCCACGTATTGAAATGTCCTGGCTGTTCAAAAAATGTCCCAAAACGATTTGACAATTTATACTTTTCATTGAGATAGtaaattgatttattgtttagTTTATCATTTAGTTTAGAAAAGCCTGGTTGGCAAATTAATGatagaaaaatgtaatatattataAGGTAATCATAATTTGAGGGGTAAGAGAGTTATATTTTTCAGAAtcaagtcaaaattatgagatacattttataatattgtacaaaaccagattttttaaaatagatTTTGCCATTAgtgtgtgtaaagcagaggaggatttggtgggCTTACTGTATATGATGGTATGGTTTTTGCAGACTTCAGACGTTACCCTTTACATGTTACACCGTTGggctgctttcgctttctaatttaagttatttccacactgcagacattttatcaacATGTTTGCCATAGTAATGTTACGTGCGTGTctgagttctgccacaaattgtgctctggcgtaaaaatataaaaaatcgGGGTTTGGTCCGATCCccgatcagtggaaaaatgcccatatcggCCCATGTCGTCCCTgatcccgatcctgcagatcggatcgggacatccctagacTGTATTTAAAACTGTTCTCGTTGTAAATACCCCACTAACtagaaaaagctgcagaggtGCAACATTTTGCATCCCTGATCATTTGTTGCAAATTTCATAGATTTGACTTTATGTTTGCGTTTTCAACACCCGTTTAAGGCAATTTTGCCATAACTCAAACTTGATTGAGCTTAGTATGTTTTAGATTCACAGAAAACAATGTACCAAAGAAAATGTTATCATTACTTCTGTTTCATTTAAGAAATCAGGCACTTATATTAAATTAAACATCCTGTGTATGTCTGGATCCTAAGGGTCTTATATGTGCGCAAGAGATAAATGACTGCATATGTAATGAGGAGTGGAAACAGCTCTCTTAATTTACATGCAGTGGTACCATATGGTAACGAAACAACAGTGTAGCTGCCATAAGTgaggtgtgttttcactcaataCTTAGCCTGGCTTTTTGAATTGTTAGTATAATGTTATCATCTTTGAATATCCTCTGTGTTTCTCCCAGCCGCAGGAGAGATCGAGGGTATCGTGGTTGGAGTGAGCCTTGGCTTTCTCTTTATTGTTCTAATGACCATGCTGCTCTGTATCTACAAAAAAGATGTGTAAGTTACACTTTGACACCCATGCATACATTTTGTTGCTCTCAGCGCAGGGCTTGAAACTATTTTTTAGGATAGATGTAGGGTCCTAATTTGTGCTCATTCAATTTGGCCATTTAAAAAAGCTGCAAACACTTCAGCTCCCAGACATAGTCCTAGAGTTACAGCCGCCTCGGTTTTTCTACTCCCAGCTGACTGCCAGCCATTTCTTAGCTTTTTCCCAGCTGGCTCTCAGCCACTGGgattcccccctctcctccagggGATGTGCCTAGATTCATTCAATTGTAAGATGTCAGCCTGAGATGTCACTTCCCTCAGAAAAAACATGTACAGCAGCATACAGCATATATACCCTTTTATACCTAAACCATATTCGTTTACCCCATTACATCTCAGTGACATATATTATGCTTTTATCCCagtataattatttttaaagctCTAGTTAGTTTAATTCGCGTTAGCCCTACCAGTTACTTATACTTAATTTCAAATTGTGAACACATAAATGCATCATATCAGTAGTTATAGTTTAAGAATATACTATACATATATTATTCTGAAATGGaccatttgtttattcagttgtgaaaaAGAATATATGTTTTAATTAGTGTGTTTAAGCACATGAAATCATGaaatcattaaaatgtctcatttCGACCCACCCAGTAGCTTAATTAGTAGAACATGGGACCTATATATGGACACAGTCCAACCCATGGTCTcttgctgcatgtcatcactCTGCCTCCCATCATCCACTTGGCAAAGAGAAGTGAAACATATCTCTCCCCACTGACTTGTTTTGATCACAGACAGAGCATATTTAAAGATGATCTACCATATCAAAAGGTCATCAATATGATgcttcagctttttgtttttcaacagtaCTACATGAAAGTAAAATGGCTATAGAATAATGATTTATCAACAACTGTTACAGTAGAAGAGCTGATAAagatgttttcttgtttgtagTTGTAGAGATATAAATGTTAGTTCTCATGCTGTAAGATTACTGTTAGATCACGCTGTCAGGTGCATGCTGAAAACCGGCTCTTACACTGTAACAGTTTGTCCCGGTACCACTGCAGAGGCTGTTGGCACAGTCAGCCACTCAGGCGAGTTTTTCCTCCTTGTTAAATCATTAACTCCGCATCCACATTGCTTTCACTTTAATGTAGTACTGTTGAAATGACAGCTGAAGCATAATATTGATGACCTCATGACAGGGTAGCTTAACCATCATTAAATATGCTCAGTGTGGGAATCACACTCTCTCACAGGTATGCCTATGATAAAGTAAGAATAGCTGAATCATGCTCAAGTAACTTTCATCATGACTGCTCCCCCTGGTGGATAGATAAACCATTGCAATGGGTTTCCACACATAGTACTTACTGGCGTTGCATTTTGGCCTAGTGTTTACTACCTCATCGAAGCGGATCTCTTTCCAGTCACGGACTCTTACAGGTTCCAGTACAGAACCAGTCACAAACCGGTTAGGGCCCTGTCATGGAGGAATAGGACGTTTTTAAGAGTCTTATCTGTATCAAGTAGTTTATTTTGAACGTACCCTGGCCTTCAGCCAGTGAATTGAAACTATTCCCTACTGCATAATGTTCCTCTGCAGAATGgggtttacatatcttcaggttTTACTATTCACCATTGTGCAGGTATGTGTGGTAATGTCAAttaatactttatttatatgttaTTATTGTGCTACTTTTAGCTTTGATGCCACAGATTTCTGAGATGTCACATATGCTTCATTGTTTCCTCTCTTATAGGATCAAGGAGAATTTTTGGCCTCAGATTCCCAACCCTGGAGAGAGCACCATTGGAACATGGTCTCCTCATCATCCTGTGAAAGTAAGGACTTCTTTTGTACTGACACCTTCACATGTGCcaatatgtacagtatttaaCATACTATCATTATACTAACTATCATTATACTAGTATACAGTATAACCAGAAGTAGAGATGCAACGATAGTCATGAGCGGTAATTTATTTGCCAGGCATTGTCAGATATGTCCAATTCTATGCCAGTCAGATTTACACATATGCTGCACACCCCCCAACAAGACCGTCAGCCCAACCTGAAAGAAGGAAAACTAGGTAT is a genomic window containing:
- the il6st gene encoding interleukin-6 receptor subunit beta isoform X1; translation: MVPKRVLQLLVLACLASALRAGGELYNHLVITPQSPVLEIGTNFTATCMIINTDEITAKDLYWNLSDITVSNKQYTKINSSSLSVTIPVIGEKHEWLFCFCKEVSNYVYLNRSKFRHGIILTKGYRPGKPENLSCEAVQVKMEISSTITCVWKKVGRSSTDVPTKYTLYVKELGRNHSKETNGNSSQVNLEIFPHHMPMEIWVEAHNKLGRIESGHLSKDADSFVKTNPPSDIKVISEKTFPTSLLINWTHPIAEEYLKLTYQIRFCQNGSQSWTYVPLVDTDKYIQSFRLQNLRPDTVYVIQVCCKNARRGHGYWSNWSTNATMRTPEGIPKGKPDLWRIITKVDGVNERQVRFITKDPVFANGRIQRFHIKIQDKKDKVKSRSEEWERIPVNRSEADGSSSQREITFLKQIDLADERSVRVYVTAFNSVGESAQASLFIPDKAYGVWDLAPVEGLNLSSHGGQLWLEWKAPKNKAVSEYVVEWAANGWTDWQRENRTTTHTVIKGNLEKFVCYTVSVHPVYSGWTGKPASVQAFVEEGAPLEGPEIVDRKLGRNDVELVWKEIPQDKRRGFITKYTIFYKNGSKTHSVTVPANTTSYTLTSLSGNTRYDAWISASTIGGSARSLNHSFWTLKYAAGEIEGIVVGVSLGFLFIVLMTMLLCIYKKDVIKENFWPQIPNPGESTIGTWSPHHPVKADTPKENCLSGISVLDVDVCDGKCVFEEDKASLPLKKDKYLSEEHSSGIGGSSCMSSPRQSVSDSDEGGDMADTTASTVQYSSVMASNGYKGQTPSSQPQQAIFSRSESTQPLLDSEENPDMLLQEGSKHSQRFPRQPCFTHTAQNKDSTDPADCHQREMEQQELLEPLDFYPLEEDSEQTTPTEGQSADWLPAAPASSYMPQRGGYRPQ
- the il6st gene encoding interleukin-6 receptor subunit beta isoform X2, whose product is MVPKRVLQLLVLACLASALRAGGDRPGKPENLSCEAVQVKMEISSTITCVWKKVGRSSTDVPTKYTLYVKELGRNHSKETNGNSSQVNLEIFPHHMPMEIWVEAHNKLGRIESGHLSKDADSFVKTNPPSDIKVISEKTFPTSLLINWTHPIAEEYLKLTYQIRFCQNGSQSWTYVPLVDTDKYIQSFRLQNLRPDTVYVIQVCCKNARRGHGYWSNWSTNATMRTPEGIPKGKPDLWRIITKVDGVNERQVRFITKDPVFANGRIQRFHIKIQDKKDKVKSRSEEWERIPVNRSEADGSSSQREITFLKQIDLADERSVRVYVTAFNSVGESAQASLFIPDKAYGVWDLAPVEGLNLSSHGGQLWLEWKAPKNKAVSEYVVEWAANGWTDWQRENRTTTHTVIKGNLEKFVCYTVSVHPVYSGWTGKPASVQAFVEEGAPLEGPEIVDRKLGRNDVELVWKEIPQDKRRGFITKYTIFYKNGSKTHSVTVPANTTSYTLTSLSGNTRYDAWISASTIGGSARSLNHSFWTLKYAAGEIEGIVVGVSLGFLFIVLMTMLLCIYKKDVIKENFWPQIPNPGESTIGTWSPHHPVKADTPKENCLSGISVLDVDVCDGKCVFEEDKASLPLKKDKYLSEEHSSGIGGSSCMSSPRQSVSDSDEGGDMADTTASTVQYSSVMASNGYKGQTPSSQPQQAIFSRSESTQPLLDSEENPDMLLQEGSKHSQRFPRQPCFTHTAQNKDSTDPADCHQREMEQQELLEPLDFYPLEEDSEQTTPTEGQSADWLPAAPASSYMPQRGGYRPQ